The Microbacterium limosum sequence TCGGCATCTCGCGGATGACGATGAACTGCTGCACCATCGTCCAGATGTTGGAGGTGAACCAGTAGATGACGACACCGAGCGGGAAGAAGACGCCCGAGAAGATGAACGCCAGCGGCAGGATGTACAGCATGATCTTCTGCATCTGATACGCCTGGCCCGTCTTGGCCTCCGGCGACAGATTCTTCGAGATGATCTGCAGCTGAGTGAAGAACTGCGACACGATCATGAGGGCGACGAGGATCACCAGGATGACGATCGCCACCGTGTTGCTGCTCTCGACCGCGTTGATGAGGGTCTCGTGCAGCGACGCGACGCCGAACAGCCGCGCGTCGTAGAACTCCCGGGTCAGCTCGTTGTCGAGGAGCCCCACACCACTGAAGTCCGGATTGGCCCCGATCTTCTGCACATCGTTCAGCACGGAGAAGAGGGCGAAGAAGATCGGCATCTGCACGAGCAGCGGCAGACAGCTCGAGACGGGTGTCGTGCCGTGCTTCTTGTACAGCGCCATCGTCTCGCGGCTCATGGCCTCCCGAGAGAGCTGGTCCCGCTTGCCTCGGTATTTCTCCTGAACTTTTCGCAGTTCAGGAGCGATTTCCATCATCTTCCGCTGGCTCTTGATCTGCCGGACGAAGAGGGGAATCAGCGCGGCGCGCACCACGATGACGAGGCCCACGATCGAGAGCACCCACGTGATGCCCTCCGCGGCCGGCAGACCCATGGTGGTGAACAGCCAGTGCCACGCGACGAGCACGAGCTCTACCGCCCATTTGAGCGGCCAGAGGATGATTCCGAAAAGATCCGGCACGGATCAGTCCTTTCTCGGGGGAGCGGGCACGACGAACCCGCGAGGGGTCAGCTCATGCCGGAAGCGCGGGTGGGCGGGCACGTCGTCGATTCCGCCGTGCGCCCAGGGGTGGCAGCCGGCCAGGCGGCGGGCTGCTCTGGCCGCACCGATGACGAGCCCGTGCTGCTGCACCGCACCCACGGCGTATGCGGAGCACGTCGGGTAGTACTTGCAGACATCGCCGTAGATCGGGGAGATCACGGCCCTGTAGGCCAGAAGGGCGGCGATGCCGAGGTTGCGCGGAGCGAGCGCGAGGGCCGCCAACCCGCGCGCGGGATCGAGGTGCGCATGACCCGTCATCGCGACGGGAAGCGGATCGCCCATCATGCCGCCCGCTCCAGGCATCGCCGCACCTCGGCGTGCAACGTGGCGTAGTCGGCGAGCGACGACGTCGGCAGGGCGCGGATGACGACATCCTTGCCGTCTCCGATCGCGGGAAGAAGAGCCTGACAGGCGGCCTTCAGCCGCCGCCGGACGGTGTTGCGCGTGACGGCAGACCCGACGTTTTTGGCGACGATGAAACCGAAGCGCACGCCGCCCCCCGCATGGGAAACGACGTGCGTCACGATGTGGGCTCCCGCACAGCGTCTTCCCCGTCGTACCACATGGCGGTAGTCGAGTCCGCGGGTGAGGCGGTTCGCTCTGGAGAGCACCGGAGAAGTCAGGCCGAAATGGTGTCGCGCCCCTTGGCCCGGCGGGCCGAGAGGATGGCGCGGCCGGCGCGCGTGCGCATGCGGGCGCGGAAG is a genomic window containing:
- the yidC gene encoding membrane protein insertase YidC, which gives rise to MPDLFGIILWPLKWAVELVLVAWHWLFTTMGLPAAEGITWVLSIVGLVIVVRAALIPLFVRQIKSQRKMMEIAPELRKVQEKYRGKRDQLSREAMSRETMALYKKHGTTPVSSCLPLLVQMPIFFALFSVLNDVQKIGANPDFSGVGLLDNELTREFYDARLFGVASLHETLINAVESSNTVAIVILVILVALMIVSQFFTQLQIISKNLSPEAKTGQAYQMQKIMLYILPLAFIFSGVFFPLGVVIYWFTSNIWTMVQQFIVIREMPTPGSDAAKAREERLARKGKAINAEGKVVPMAKYLEEQERLRIEAEKAKAAAPKRQQPVSKQRAKKQGGKPAGGAPSKPSAGGAGGPSSSGDPDGGASAPAAR
- the yidD gene encoding membrane protein insertion efficiency factor YidD, which translates into the protein MTGHAHLDPARGLAALALAPRNLGIAALLAYRAVISPIYGDVCKYYPTCSAYAVGAVQQHGLVIGAARAARRLAGCHPWAHGGIDDVPAHPRFRHELTPRGFVVPAPPRKD
- the rnpA gene encoding ribonuclease P protein component, which gives rise to MLSRANRLTRGLDYRHVVRRGRRCAGAHIVTHVVSHAGGGVRFGFIVAKNVGSAVTRNTVRRRLKAACQALLPAIGDGKDVVIRALPTSSLADYATLHAEVRRCLERAA
- the rpmH gene encoding 50S ribosomal protein L34 is translated as MSKRTFQPNNRRRAKKHGFRARMRTRAGRAILSARRAKGRDTISA